One genomic segment of Protaetiibacter intestinalis includes these proteins:
- a CDS encoding phosphodiester glycosidase family protein — METTPPTPDDGTRRDRGPGVTRRTVLIAVGTTTALVVGGGVWWAADRFLIPHVEVSDVRALEQRNGTAQTVSDDDGTLTADAYTSDDATIAVSTVTTGSGDDTVTYYIADVTLADATVLRSAFADDSFGTNIIQTTSEIAAAHDAVFAINGDYYGFRDTGIEIRNGVIYRDEGAREGLAFYTDGHVEVYDETATSARELLDAGVWNTLSFGPAIVEHGEAVDGIDEAEVDTNFGNHSIQGAQPRTAVGVIDDNHLVFVVVDGRQKGYSEGVTLGRLADIMISLGASTAYNLDGGGSSTMYFGGEVINSPSNGGERGTSDILYIAG, encoded by the coding sequence ATGGAGACGACGCCCCCGACCCCGGACGACGGCACCCGCCGCGACCGCGGCCCCGGCGTGACCCGGCGCACCGTGCTCATCGCGGTCGGCACGACGACGGCCCTCGTCGTCGGCGGCGGTGTCTGGTGGGCGGCCGACCGCTTCCTCATCCCCCACGTCGAGGTCTCCGACGTGCGGGCGCTCGAGCAGCGGAACGGCACCGCGCAGACGGTGTCGGACGACGACGGCACCCTCACCGCCGACGCCTACACGAGCGACGACGCGACGATCGCCGTCTCGACGGTGACCACGGGTTCCGGGGACGACACCGTCACCTACTACATCGCCGACGTGACGCTCGCGGATGCGACCGTGCTGCGCTCGGCGTTCGCCGACGACTCCTTCGGCACCAACATCATCCAGACCACCTCCGAGATCGCCGCGGCGCACGACGCCGTGTTCGCGATCAACGGCGACTACTACGGCTTCCGCGACACGGGCATCGAGATCCGCAACGGCGTGATCTACCGCGACGAGGGCGCCCGGGAGGGTCTCGCCTTCTACACCGACGGCCACGTCGAGGTGTACGACGAGACCGCCACGAGCGCGCGGGAGCTGCTCGACGCGGGCGTCTGGAACACGCTCTCCTTCGGCCCGGCGATCGTCGAGCACGGCGAGGCGGTCGACGGGATCGACGAGGCTGAGGTCGACACCAACTTCGGCAACCACTCCATCCAGGGCGCCCAGCCGCGCACGGCGGTGGGGGTGATCGACGACAACCACCTCGTGTTCGTCGTCGTCGACGGACGCCAGAAGGGCTACAGCGAGGGCGTGACGCTCGGCCGGCTCGCCGACATCATGATCTCCCTCGGTGCGAGCACCGCCTACAACCTCGACGGCGGCGGCTCGTCCACCATGTACTTCGGCGGCGAGGTGATCAACTCGCCCAGCAACGGCGGCGAGCGCGGCACCTCCGACATCCTCTACATCGCGGGATGA
- a CDS encoding CotH kinase family protein, protein MIVLIPAYEPGDRLAPLVAQLRRMAPELAIVVVDDGSGPAFRAVFDATRVLGAQVLTHPRNLGKAAALRTGLRHALEHHPGADVVTADSDGQHTAQDILRVAERLDGPGGRGTDGVPHPDAGGRPLVLGARTFGTGTPARSRFGNAVSTALFGFAAGYRVRDTQTGLRGIPAERIAWMLEVPGERFAYELEVLLACRGAGVPVVEVPIETVYLERNAASHFRPLRDSALVMRPLLRYLAASFAGFLVDVVLLQGLVLLGAPLLAAVVGARLVSGSVNFVLNRRYVFRARAGSWGGQALRYAALATMVLGVNYLALAALTSLGVALLAVKVTVELVLFLVAFAVQRVLVFARRVRPARAHRGHRIRRAASATVAGASVLVLAGCAVASGSTTTASEPSPAADADLWDTSLVHEVSVDADDAVLEGLVSTYLETGEKDWAEVNVTIDGTTIDHVGIKLKGNSSLRRIDSDTALAEIPWIIRLDKYVDEQSYQGETELVVRGNDSATSLNEAVALGLLRAAGLAAENATAVRFSVGDGDAALRLVIENPTGAWAEEEFGAAGQLYKAESGGDEEYHGDDPDAYADSWDQEGGDDELAALISFLRFVNESDDATFAAELAEHLDVDAFARYLAFQDLVSNTDDIDGPGNNWYLYVDDATGVATVVTWDLNLALGGSNGGNRGGGGGDRGQGDAPRQDGAGGGGRGGGSVLRDRFLDVPAFAELYAQAAATLQAQLVDSGVAAELVDDWQQTLDAGAADLVPAATVADEADAIRTKLGIG, encoded by the coding sequence ATGATCGTGCTCATCCCCGCCTACGAGCCGGGCGACCGGCTCGCCCCGCTCGTCGCGCAGCTGCGGCGGATGGCACCGGAGCTCGCGATCGTCGTCGTCGACGACGGCTCGGGGCCCGCCTTCCGCGCCGTGTTCGACGCGACGCGCGTGCTCGGCGCCCAGGTGCTCACGCATCCGCGCAACCTCGGCAAGGCCGCGGCGCTGCGCACGGGGCTGCGCCACGCGCTCGAGCACCATCCGGGCGCGGATGTCGTGACGGCCGACAGCGACGGCCAGCACACCGCGCAGGACATCCTCCGCGTCGCCGAACGGCTCGACGGGCCGGGCGGGCGGGGAACCGACGGGGTGCCGCACCCGGATGCCGGCGGGCGTCCCCTCGTGCTGGGTGCGCGCACCTTCGGGACCGGGACGCCGGCGCGGAGCCGATTCGGGAACGCGGTGTCGACGGCACTGTTCGGCTTCGCCGCCGGCTACCGCGTGCGCGACACGCAGACGGGGCTGCGCGGCATCCCGGCGGAGCGGATCGCGTGGATGCTCGAGGTTCCGGGCGAGCGCTTCGCCTACGAGCTCGAGGTGCTGCTGGCCTGCCGCGGCGCGGGAGTGCCCGTCGTCGAGGTGCCGATCGAGACCGTCTACCTCGAGCGCAACGCCGCGAGCCACTTCCGTCCGCTGCGCGACTCGGCGCTCGTCATGCGGCCCCTGCTGCGCTACCTCGCGGCGTCGTTCGCGGGGTTCCTCGTCGACGTCGTGCTGCTGCAGGGGCTCGTGCTGCTGGGGGCGCCGCTGCTCGCGGCGGTCGTGGGGGCGCGGCTCGTGAGCGGCTCGGTGAACTTCGTGCTCAACCGCCGCTACGTGTTCCGGGCGCGCGCGGGATCGTGGGGCGGCCAGGCGCTGCGTTACGCGGCGCTCGCCACGATGGTGCTCGGCGTGAACTATCTGGCCCTCGCCGCGCTCACCTCCCTCGGCGTCGCACTGCTCGCCGTCAAGGTGACGGTCGAGCTCGTGCTGTTCCTCGTCGCCTTCGCGGTGCAGCGGGTGCTCGTCTTCGCCCGCCGGGTGCGGCCGGCCCGGGCGCACCGCGGGCACCGCATCCGCCGCGCCGCGAGCGCGACCGTCGCCGGGGCGTCGGTGCTCGTGCTCGCGGGCTGCGCCGTCGCCTCCGGCTCGACGACCACGGCCTCCGAGCCGAGCCCCGCCGCGGATGCGGATCTCTGGGACACCTCGCTCGTGCACGAGGTGAGCGTCGACGCCGACGACGCCGTGCTCGAGGGCCTCGTCTCGACGTACCTCGAGACGGGCGAGAAGGACTGGGCGGAGGTCAACGTGACGATCGACGGTACGACGATCGACCACGTGGGCATCAAGCTCAAGGGCAACTCCTCGCTGCGGCGGATCGACAGCGACACGGCGCTCGCCGAGATCCCGTGGATCATCCGGCTCGACAAGTACGTCGACGAGCAGAGCTACCAGGGCGAGACCGAGCTCGTCGTGCGCGGCAACGACTCGGCGACCTCGCTCAACGAGGCGGTCGCGCTCGGGCTGCTGCGGGCGGCCGGGCTCGCGGCCGAGAACGCGACCGCCGTGCGGTTCTCGGTCGGCGACGGGGATGCCGCACTGCGTCTCGTGATCGAGAACCCGACCGGGGCGTGGGCGGAGGAGGAGTTCGGCGCCGCGGGCCAGCTGTACAAGGCCGAGAGCGGCGGCGACGAGGAGTACCACGGCGACGATCCCGACGCCTACGCCGACTCGTGGGACCAGGAGGGCGGGGACGACGAGCTGGCGGCCCTCATCTCGTTCCTGAGGTTCGTGAACGAGTCCGACGACGCGACCTTCGCCGCGGAGCTCGCCGAGCACCTAGATGTCGACGCCTTCGCGCGCTACCTCGCCTTCCAGGATCTGGTGTCGAACACCGACGACATCGACGGCCCCGGCAACAACTGGTACCTCTACGTCGACGACGCCACCGGCGTCGCGACGGTCGTCACGTGGGATCTGAACCTCGCGCTCGGCGGCAGCAACGGCGGGAATCGCGGGGGTGGCGGGGGCGATCGCGGCCAGGGCGATGCGCCGCGCCAGGACGGCGCGGGTGGCGGCGGCCGGGGCGGCGGCAGCGTCCTGCGCGACCGCTTCCTCGACGTGCCCGCGTTCGCGGAGCTCTACGCCCAGGCGGCCGCGACGCTGCAGGCGCAGCTCGTCGACAGCGGGGTCGCCGCCGAGCTCGTCGACGACTGGCAGCAGACCCTCGACGCGGGTGCCGCCGACCTCGTGCCGGCCGCGACGGTCGCGGACGAGGCGGATGCCATCCGCACGAAGCTCGGGATCGGCTGA
- a CDS encoding TetR/AcrR family transcriptional regulator, with amino-acid sequence MTLEKATRRRGTELEDAILDAVWDEISEKGYGGLTFEGVASRAQTSRAVLYRRWPTREELVLAAIRRLGARTPTVSPDTGSLREDMLALLRFSNEHRLGMWVVLSVQLAGFYAETGITPAELRTQMLGERPSLVPAILARAAERGEARADVSERVARSAFDLFRSEAILRLGPVPDEVLVEIVDEVFLPLVRA; translated from the coding sequence GTGACTCTTGAGAAGGCGACGCGCCGCCGCGGCACGGAACTCGAGGACGCCATCCTCGACGCCGTCTGGGACGAGATCTCGGAGAAGGGCTACGGGGGCCTCACCTTCGAGGGCGTCGCGAGCCGCGCCCAGACGAGCCGTGCCGTGCTCTACCGACGCTGGCCCACGCGCGAAGAGCTCGTCCTGGCGGCGATCCGCCGGCTCGGCGCCCGCACCCCGACCGTCTCGCCCGACACGGGCAGCCTCCGCGAGGACATGCTCGCGCTGCTGCGCTTCTCCAACGAGCACCGGCTCGGCATGTGGGTCGTGCTGAGCGTGCAGCTCGCCGGCTTCTACGCGGAGACCGGCATCACCCCGGCCGAGCTGCGCACGCAGATGCTCGGCGAGCGGCCGAGCCTCGTGCCCGCGATCCTCGCCCGCGCCGCCGAACGCGGCGAGGCGCGGGCGGACGTCTCCGAGCGCGTCGCGCGTTCCGCCTTCGACCTGTTCCGCTCGGAGGCGATCCTGCGGCTCGGTCCGGTGCCCGACGAGGTCCTCGTCGAGATCGTCGACGAGGTGTTCCTGCCGCTCGTGCGCGCCTGA
- a CDS encoding MDR family MFS transporter, with protein sequence MNARPTPVPADTAIPPGVMRTAWILIVGAFAGILDTTIVAIALDSLAREFDVPVSTIQWISTAYLLALAAAIPLVGWAQARIGGKRLWIIALSVFLLGSVLCATAWDATSLIAFRVVQGIGGGILFPLMQSLAMQAAGGRTRGMGRIMAVVTVPVALGPILGPVIGGLILGSLSWQWLFLVNVPVVLVGIALAVWKLPDDSARRTRARLDVVGLVLLIPGLALLLLGLSNVESGDSLGRVEVFAPFAAGLALVIAFVAWSLRRRDSALVRLRLLGSHRSLAGATGVLMLSGAALFGAMLLFPLYWQVLRGETVLAAGLLLIPQGVGSLLARPVAGVLLERIGPRALTVAGFALIALGTVPFALADAETSVLWLSIAVAVRGFGLGTVLIPLMTVSMTGLEHDEIPQATMITRIAQQVGGAFGTAALAVVLTSLMEVVHGPQDAARAFDVAFWVSTAVAVAAMLLSLVLPGRGHDEPTLEEAEVAEAEAA encoded by the coding sequence ATGAACGCTCGCCCCACCCCCGTGCCCGCCGACACCGCCATCCCGCCCGGCGTCATGCGCACGGCCTGGATCCTCATCGTCGGTGCCTTCGCCGGCATCCTCGACACCACGATCGTCGCCATCGCGCTCGACTCGCTGGCCCGCGAGTTCGACGTGCCGGTCTCCACGATCCAGTGGATCTCGACCGCCTACCTGCTCGCCCTCGCCGCCGCGATCCCCCTCGTCGGCTGGGCGCAGGCCCGCATCGGCGGCAAGCGGCTGTGGATCATCGCGCTCAGCGTGTTCCTGCTCGGCTCCGTGCTGTGCGCGACCGCGTGGGACGCCACGAGCCTCATCGCGTTCCGCGTCGTACAGGGCATCGGCGGCGGCATCCTGTTCCCGCTCATGCAGTCGCTCGCCATGCAGGCGGCCGGCGGACGCACGCGCGGCATGGGGCGGATCATGGCCGTCGTCACGGTGCCCGTCGCCCTCGGGCCGATCCTCGGGCCGGTCATCGGCGGTCTCATCCTCGGCAGCCTCAGCTGGCAGTGGCTGTTCCTCGTGAACGTGCCCGTGGTGCTCGTCGGCATCGCCCTCGCGGTCTGGAAGCTGCCCGACGACTCCGCGCGGCGCACCCGCGCCCGCCTCGACGTCGTCGGGCTCGTGCTGCTCATCCCCGGCCTCGCACTGCTGCTGCTCGGGCTCTCGAACGTCGAATCCGGCGACAGCCTCGGCCGCGTCGAGGTGTTCGCCCCCTTCGCCGCCGGGCTCGCGCTCGTCATCGCGTTCGTCGCGTGGTCGCTGCGCCGTCGCGACAGCGCCCTCGTGCGGCTGCGCCTGCTCGGCTCGCACCGCTCCCTCGCCGGGGCGACCGGCGTGCTCATGCTCTCCGGGGCCGCGCTGTTCGGGGCGATGCTGCTGTTCCCGCTCTACTGGCAGGTGCTGCGCGGCGAGACGGTGCTCGCGGCGGGCCTCCTGCTCATCCCCCAGGGCGTCGGCTCGCTGCTCGCGCGCCCCGTCGCGGGCGTGCTGCTCGAGCGGATCGGCCCGCGCGCCCTCACGGTCGCCGGCTTCGCCCTCATCGCCCTCGGCACGGTGCCGTTCGCCCTCGCCGACGCCGAGACCTCGGTGCTGTGGCTCTCGATCGCGGTCGCCGTGCGCGGCTTCGGCCTCGGCACGGTGCTCATCCCCCTCATGACGGTGTCCATGACGGGGCTCGAGCACGACGAGATCCCCCAGGCGACCATGATCACCCGCATCGCCCAGCAGGTCGGCGGCGCGTTCGGCACCGCCGCCCTCGCGGTCGTGCTCACGAGCCTCATGGAGGTCGTGCACGGACCGCAGGATGCCGCACGCGCCTTCGACGTCGCGTTCTGGGTGTCGACGGCGGTCGCCGTCGCGGCCATGCTGCTGAGCCTCGTGCTGCCCGGCCGCGGGCACGACGAGCCCACCCTCGAGGAGGCGGAGGTCGCCGAGGCGGAAGCGGCCTAG
- the der gene encoding ribosome biogenesis GTPase Der, which produces MTERDHDRSDAEFDADDDFDAIDPELAERLAELDDDVAEQRAASLRAGLADYELDEDDLEVLEAAEAGPDGITYLPALPVLAIVGRPNVGKSALVNRILGRREAVVEDVPGVTRDRVSYKAEWLGRRFTLVDTGGWEPDARGINASVAAQAEVAVDLADAVLFVVDVNVGATATDEHVVRMLRGSKKPVILVANKADDAIKDPQAAELWSLGLGEPWPVSALHGRGVADLLDHAMTVLPEVSAVAKQEIGGPRRVAILGRPNVGKSSLLNKAAGEERVVVNELAGTTRDPVDEQIELGGRIWTFVDTAGIRKRVHLQQGADFYASLRTAAALEKAEVAVVVLDVTEPISVQDLRIIDLVLESGRALVLAYNKWDLLDDDRRRYLEREIEQDLAHVTWAPRVNISARTGRHLEKLVPALETALESWDTRIPTGKFNALIAELTAEHPHPVRGGKQPRILFGTQASTRPPTFVLFTTGFLDPQYRRFIQRRLREVYGFEGTPIVVNMRVREKRKR; this is translated from the coding sequence ATGACCGAGCGCGACCACGACCGCTCCGACGCCGAGTTCGACGCCGACGACGACTTCGACGCGATCGACCCGGAGCTCGCCGAGCGGCTCGCCGAACTCGACGACGACGTCGCCGAGCAGCGCGCCGCGTCGCTGCGCGCGGGACTGGCCGACTACGAGCTCGACGAGGACGACCTCGAGGTGCTCGAGGCCGCCGAGGCGGGACCCGACGGCATCACCTACCTGCCGGCGCTGCCGGTGCTCGCGATCGTCGGCCGGCCGAACGTCGGCAAGTCGGCGCTCGTCAACCGCATCCTCGGCCGTCGCGAGGCGGTCGTCGAGGACGTTCCGGGCGTCACGCGCGACCGCGTCTCGTACAAGGCCGAGTGGCTGGGCAGGCGGTTCACCCTCGTCGACACGGGCGGCTGGGAGCCCGACGCCCGCGGCATCAACGCCTCGGTCGCGGCGCAGGCGGAGGTCGCGGTCGACCTCGCGGATGCCGTGCTGTTCGTCGTCGACGTCAACGTCGGTGCGACGGCGACCGACGAGCACGTCGTGCGGATGCTGCGCGGTTCGAAGAAGCCCGTCATCCTCGTCGCGAACAAGGCGGACGACGCCATCAAGGACCCGCAGGCCGCGGAGCTGTGGAGTCTCGGCCTCGGCGAGCCGTGGCCCGTCTCGGCACTGCACGGCCGCGGGGTCGCGGACCTGCTCGACCACGCCATGACGGTGCTGCCGGAGGTGTCGGCGGTCGCCAAGCAGGAGATCGGCGGCCCGCGCCGGGTTGCGATCCTCGGGCGCCCGAACGTCGGCAAGAGCTCGCTGCTCAACAAGGCCGCGGGCGAGGAGCGCGTCGTCGTCAACGAGCTCGCGGGCACCACGCGCGACCCCGTCGACGAGCAGATCGAGCTCGGCGGACGCATCTGGACCTTCGTCGACACGGCCGGCATCCGCAAGCGCGTGCACCTGCAGCAGGGTGCCGACTTCTACGCGTCGCTGCGCACCGCCGCCGCGCTCGAGAAGGCGGAGGTCGCGGTGGTCGTGCTCGACGTGACCGAGCCGATCAGCGTGCAGGATCTGCGCATCATCGACCTCGTGCTCGAATCGGGCCGTGCGCTCGTGCTCGCCTACAACAAGTGGGACCTGCTCGACGACGACCGCCGCCGCTACCTGGAACGCGAGATCGAGCAGGATCTCGCCCACGTCACCTGGGCGCCGCGGGTCAACATCTCGGCCCGCACCGGGCGGCACCTCGAGAAGCTCGTGCCCGCCCTCGAGACGGCCCTCGAGAGCTGGGACACCCGCATCCCGACGGGCAAGTTCAACGCGCTCATCGCCGAGCTCACCGCCGAGCACCCGCACCCGGTGCGCGGCGGCAAGCAGCCCCGCATCCTGTTCGGCACCCAGGCCTCCACCCGCCCGCCGACCTTCGTGCTGTTCACGACCGGGTTCCTCGACCCGCAGTACCGCCGCTTCATCCAGCGCCGCCTGCGCGAGGTCTACGGCTTCGAGGGCACCCCGATCGTCGTCAACATGCGCGTCCGGGAGAAGCGCAAGCGCTAG
- the cmk gene encoding (d)CMP kinase, with the protein MAVVVAVDGPAGSGKSSVSRAASRALGYAFLDTGAAYRALTWLALERGVDTADADAVVALLGDFAYTTEVTDAGTVVRVGDADVTIAIREPRVSALVSDVARIPEVRTALNDAFRRLIRASDAPGIVVEGRDITTVVAPDAEVRILLTADEAVRIARRSAELAPGAASTAEQLRERDRRDAQVVDFLTAAPGVTTIDSTHLDFAGTVQAVVELVHDTIPH; encoded by the coding sequence ATGGCCGTCGTCGTCGCCGTCGACGGGCCCGCGGGCTCGGGCAAGTCGAGCGTGAGCCGCGCGGCCTCGCGCGCGCTCGGCTACGCCTTCCTCGACACCGGGGCGGCCTACCGCGCCCTCACCTGGCTCGCGCTCGAGCGCGGGGTCGACACCGCCGACGCGGATGCCGTGGTCGCGCTGCTCGGCGACTTCGCGTACACGACCGAGGTGACCGACGCCGGCACGGTGGTGCGGGTCGGCGACGCCGACGTCACGATCGCGATCCGCGAGCCGCGCGTCTCGGCGCTCGTGAGCGACGTCGCGCGCATCCCGGAGGTGCGGACGGCCCTCAACGACGCGTTCCGTCGGCTCATCCGGGCCTCGGATGCGCCCGGCATCGTCGTCGAGGGACGCGACATCACGACCGTCGTCGCGCCCGACGCCGAGGTGCGGATCCTGCTCACCGCCGACGAAGCCGTTAGGATTGCCAGGCGATCGGCCGAGCTCGCCCCCGGTGCCGCCTCCACGGCGGAGCAACTGCGCGAGCGGGACCGCCGGGACGCCCAGGTGGTCGACTTCCTGACCGCGGCGCCCGGGGTCACGACGATCGACTCCACGCACCTGGACTTCGCCGGCACCGTGCAGGCGGTCGTCGAGCTGGTGCACGACACGATCCCCCACTGA
- a CDS encoding prephenate dehydrogenase: protein MNDRRLAEQVRIVGSGLLGASIGLGLSAKGVDVIVDDASPSTRALAIAYGAGRAPAVDDAPGLVVVAVPPDVTADIVAAELQKYPDALVTDVASVKVAPLEELRARGADLSRYLGSHPMAGRERGGAVSARADLFVGRPWILAGHDAISYRRAAAIEDLVLDLGAVPIEMDVHDHDRAVALVSHAPQLVASLLASRLREGSGSALGLAGQGLRDTTRIAASNPALWVQILGANAAEIAAVLRPLRAELDTVIAALDDPEASASRRTIAEALAAGNDGVARIPGKHGQDKRFTALVVKVDDKPGELARLLTEIGEEGVNMEDLRIEHSPETKVGFAEISVLPEAAHPLAAALEARGWTLMEAER, encoded by the coding sequence ATGAACGACCGCCGCCTCGCCGAGCAGGTGCGCATCGTCGGCTCGGGACTGCTCGGGGCGAGCATCGGGCTCGGCCTCAGCGCGAAGGGCGTCGACGTCATCGTCGACGACGCCTCGCCCTCGACCCGCGCCCTCGCGATCGCCTACGGCGCCGGCCGCGCACCCGCCGTCGACGACGCCCCGGGGCTCGTCGTCGTCGCCGTGCCGCCCGATGTGACCGCCGACATCGTCGCGGCGGAGCTGCAGAAGTACCCCGACGCGCTCGTCACGGACGTCGCGAGCGTCAAGGTCGCACCCCTCGAGGAGCTGCGCGCCCGCGGTGCCGACCTCTCCCGCTACCTCGGCTCGCATCCCATGGCGGGGCGCGAACGCGGGGGAGCGGTCTCGGCGCGCGCCGACCTGTTCGTCGGGCGGCCCTGGATCCTCGCGGGCCACGACGCCATCAGCTACCGGCGGGCGGCCGCCATCGAAGACCTCGTGCTCGACCTCGGCGCCGTGCCGATCGAGATGGACGTGCACGATCACGACCGCGCCGTCGCCCTCGTCTCGCACGCCCCGCAACTCGTCGCGAGCCTGCTCGCGAGCCGCCTGCGCGAGGGCTCGGGCTCGGCTCTCGGGCTCGCGGGCCAGGGGCTCCGCGACACGACCCGCATCGCCGCGAGCAACCCGGCGCTCTGGGTGCAGATCCTCGGCGCGAACGCGGCCGAGATCGCGGCCGTGCTGCGGCCGCTGCGCGCCGAGCTCGACACCGTGATCGCGGCCCTCGACGACCCGGAGGCCTCGGCATCCCGCCGGACGATCGCCGAGGCGCTCGCCGCCGGCAACGACGGCGTCGCGCGCATCCCCGGCAAGCACGGCCAGGACAAGCGTTTCACCGCGCTCGTCGTGAAGGTCGACGACAAGCCGGGCGAGCTCGCACGCCTGCTCACCGAGATCGGCGAGGAGGGCGTCAACATGGAGGACCTCCGCATCGAGCACTCGCCCGAGACGAAGGTCGGCTTCGCCGAGATCTCCGTGCTGCCGGAGGCCGCGCACCCGCTCGCCGCGGCCCTCGAGGCGCGCGGATGGACGCTCATGGAAGCGGAACGGTGA
- a CDS encoding pseudouridine synthase — MSGGEPEGERLQKVLAAAGVASRRVVEQYIVAGRIRVNGRVADELGTRIHPETDRVEVDGVPIQLDTAKRYLMLNKPKGVVSTMSDENGRPDLSRYAEQAGERVYNVGRLDAETTGLLVLTNDGELAHVLAHPSFGVEKTYLATVRGVVKPDALRRLRQGVELDDGPIAADRARVVGEPSGGRTIVEVTLHSGRNRIVRRMLAEVGHPVIELVRRQFGPLHLGSLGAGRMRDLTKVEVGSLLALARDAAEPDAKNARRKP, encoded by the coding sequence ATGAGCGGCGGGGAACCCGAGGGCGAGCGCCTGCAGAAGGTGCTCGCCGCGGCGGGCGTCGCCTCGCGTCGCGTCGTCGAGCAGTACATCGTCGCGGGCCGCATCCGGGTGAACGGACGCGTCGCCGACGAACTCGGCACGCGCATCCACCCCGAGACCGACCGCGTCGAGGTGGACGGGGTGCCGATCCAGCTCGACACCGCCAAGCGCTACCTCATGCTCAACAAGCCGAAGGGCGTCGTGAGCACGATGTCCGACGAGAACGGCCGCCCGGACCTCTCGCGCTACGCCGAGCAGGCGGGCGAGCGGGTGTACAACGTGGGCCGGCTCGACGCCGAGACCACGGGGCTCCTCGTGCTCACCAACGACGGCGAACTCGCCCACGTGCTCGCGCATCCCTCCTTCGGCGTCGAGAAGACCTACCTCGCGACGGTGCGCGGCGTCGTCAAGCCCGACGCCCTCCGACGGCTGCGGCAGGGGGTCGAGCTCGACGACGGCCCGATCGCCGCGGATCGCGCCCGGGTCGTGGGGGAGCCCTCGGGCGGCCGCACGATCGTCGAGGTCACGCTGCACTCCGGCCGCAACCGCATCGTGCGGCGCATGCTCGCCGAGGTGGGGCATCCCGTGATCGAGCTCGTGCGACGCCAGTTCGGGCCGCTGCACCTCGGTTCACTCGGAGCCGGGCGGATGCGCGACCTCACTAAGGTGGAGGTCGGATCGCTGCTCGCCCTCGCGCGCGACGCGGCGGAACCCGACGCGAAGAACGCGAGAAGGAAGCCATGA
- the scpB gene encoding SMC-Scp complex subunit ScpB, producing the protein MTDDLTEDVRVEAQLEAVLLVADEPLPLVTLATALGAPVPAVRQSIERLVADYDGADGGPRRGFELREVGGGWRLYVRAEHDELVRDFVLTQSPTKLSQAALETLAVIAYKQPISRGSIAAIRAVNVDSVVRTLLGRGLITEAYTDAETGAIHYETTPLLLTQLGVNSLDELPPISPLLPDGVEGFEELGAR; encoded by the coding sequence ATGACCGATGACCTGACGGAGGACGTGCGGGTGGAGGCCCAGTTGGAGGCGGTGCTGCTCGTCGCCGACGAGCCGCTGCCGCTCGTGACGCTCGCGACCGCGCTGGGCGCGCCCGTGCCCGCGGTGCGGCAGTCGATCGAACGGCTCGTCGCCGACTACGACGGCGCGGACGGCGGCCCGCGACGCGGCTTCGAGCTGCGCGAGGTGGGCGGCGGCTGGCGGCTCTACGTGCGCGCCGAGCACGACGAGCTCGTGCGCGACTTCGTGCTCACCCAGAGCCCCACCAAGCTCTCGCAGGCCGCCCTCGAGACCCTCGCCGTGATCGCCTACAAGCAGCCCATCAGCCGCGGCTCGATCGCCGCCATCCGCGCCGTCAACGTCGACTCGGTCGTGCGCACCCTGCTCGGCCGCGGCCTCATCACCGAGGCGTACACGGATGCCGAGACGGGCGCCATCCACTACGAGACGACCCCGCTGCTGCTCACCCAGCTCGGCGTCAACTCGCTCGACGAGCTGCCGCCGATCTCGCCCCTGCTGCCGGACGGCGTGGAGGGCTTCGAGGAGCTCGGCGCCCGATGA